Within Roseibium sp. HPY-6, the genomic segment CGATATTCGAACCGCCAACGACTTCGCGCATGGCGCTTTCCGCAACTGCTTTCACCGTGGCTGCCGGCTCCTGAATATTGAAGAGGTAATCCGTGATGCCGTCGGTGGTGTTCTTGACGCGCCACAAGACCTTGAACCCGACGTCGACGATGTTTTCATCGCCCGTCAGCATCAGGCTTTCTTCTGGAATGTCGCGTGCACGGACAGCACCTGACGTGGAAAAGGTTTCATCCACGCCAACGGTGGTTTCACGCTGCAGTTCCACGGCCGGCTTGTAAACTTCGCCGATCGGATAAGGCAGATTGTAGTTCAGGCCCGGGGATGTCAGCCCACGCACGTCGCCAAGCACCAGCTCAACGCCACGCTCGCCTTCGTCCACCGTATAGATACCTGTCGCGAGCCATCCGATTACGCCGATGCCGATAACGATAAGAACGCCTGCGAATCCGATGCCGCCACCGCCGCCACCAGGCAAAACGGTCTTCATGCGGTCCTGGGTCTTTTTCAGGAGCTCCTCAAGATCCGGCGGGTTACCACCGCCCCCGCCGCCACTGCGGTTCGGGCCACCGCCCCAGGGACCATTGTTGTTTCCTCCGCCGCCCCAAGGGCCGCCATTGTTTCCGCCACCCTTCCAGGGGCCACCGCCACCTGACTGATTGCTCCAAGGCATCAAGACTTCCTTCTTTGAACTCCGGCATCGGGTGCCGGACATGGGCAATTGCCCGTTCTGACTCAAGGTTGGTTATAGGGAGGTTACCGACTGCTTTCAATGAAAAGCCCGGCTACGCCCTAAGTAAAACCTTTGCGTTTTCCCGTGCCGCAGGTGGGTGTGAATTACGGCTGTGTCAAGGCTGGCACGTCTAAACTTTCGGGCAAAGGGTTAACCGGGCGCTCTGCCTTTGCGGATCATGTCCACATGCGGTATCCCGTCTTCAAGATAGATAGCCGAAATGGTCTCAAAGCCAAGGGATTTGTAGAACTTTTCCAGATGGGCCTGGGCCGACAGATCGATCGAGCAGCCCTCCACAAGCGCCTCGGCTTTCTCGATGCCCGCTTCCATGAGTTTGCGGCCGAGCCCGGTTCCCCTCCCCTCGGGTGCGATCGCGACGCGGCCAATGCGCGCAGTGACCGTTTCCGGCTCTGTCATGAGGCGTATCGTTCCCACAAGAACGCCACTGGTTTTGTCGTGCACAATGAGATGCAGCGCCTCGGGATCCTTGCCGTCGATATCCTGATAAAGCGATGTCTGTTCGAGAATGAAGATATTCTGGCGCAGCTTGAAAAGGTCGTGCGCCTCGATGGGATCCATGTCCCGCAGCATGCACCATTTTCCGTCAAAGGCATCGCCGAACTTCATGCCGGTGTTACTCATTTGGGATCAGGCTCTCCGCCGGTAGGTGACCATGGCGAAATCCGCACTGTCCCTTTCGGTCCGCTGTCCGTCCGCACGATT encodes:
- the hflK gene encoding FtsH protease activity modulator HflK, producing MPWSNQSGGGGPWKGGGNNGGPWGGGGNNNGPWGGGPNRSGGGGGGNPPDLEELLKKTQDRMKTVLPGGGGGGIGFAGVLIVIGIGVIGWLATGIYTVDEGERGVELVLGDVRGLTSPGLNYNLPYPIGEVYKPAVELQRETTVGVDETFSTSGAVRARDIPEESLMLTGDENIVDVGFKVLWRVKNTTDGITDYLFNIQEPAATVKAVAESAMREVVGGSNIDAILTENRVSIQNDVATLMQSTLDSYRAGVEISEVQMQRVDPPAQVIEAFRDVQAARADQERIRNEAEAYANRIVPEARGQAARVLEQANGYKDQTIAEATGQSQRFTKIYEQYKNAPDVTRERLYLETLEKVLGANNKIIIDSESSGSGVLPFLPLNDLNGRGTVPSTRTGGN
- a CDS encoding GNAT family N-acetyltransferase, with amino-acid sequence MSNTGMKFGDAFDGKWCMLRDMDPIEAHDLFKLRQNIFILEQTSLYQDIDGKDPEALHLIVHDKTSGVLVGTIRLMTEPETVTARIGRVAIAPEGRGTGLGRKLMEAGIEKAEALVEGCSIDLSAQAHLEKFYKSLGFETISAIYLEDGIPHVDMIRKGRAPG